A section of the Pseudomonadota bacterium genome encodes:
- the cas6 gene encoding CRISPR system precrRNA processing endoribonuclease RAMP protein Cas6 — protein sequence MDDDFRTDEPALPIAQLLPVRAVTITLQFTGASQPKFFHQASLAAFVRHLLREPPEFDTLLRIHCLETGRTHFAPGDHYSFSVISLAGGEQLLDELVQSLQMLPDSALRRERRICFRDNLRFVALRDELTGQPVDSVQALSTLDADGLTAMAAQLAEQNADALQVRFDAPVRLLKDKGKRLNARGESRYCHTAEDLDPALLINRVRDSFADLLRRRGASYLPPRTAAPEVGYGQTDVFWLDGIYSDPGSRDRGMGGLCGQLTLKQTEQLSSDWWQLLALGQFTGIGQRTSQGWGRFRLGPPGADWAERDDTVQSTSPIRQIVGDKNLLTAYYHCLFEQEQLGRAGDLSPALPEDPLPDPVATLREHFAALEGLRYTVPAPQQFTARDQAAVAVPPLIDRVMQQATLQVLLPALVQLQATGRAQLNSPDLAQSFIDSQALHRRLEASDAFGAARKHAATCDARTVAAHLSAVFGEDPIMRYVESWLSADGDNPGVTLGSPLVSLIAQPIGLEPVAVDAWRELANSSGRQGGHHKPSKGVRIRSRSPYRHYNTNGRSKTGT from the coding sequence ATGGACGATGATTTCCGGACCGACGAACCCGCGTTGCCGATAGCGCAGCTCCTGCCCGTGCGTGCTGTGACGATCACGCTGCAGTTCACAGGCGCTTCACAACCCAAGTTCTTTCACCAGGCGAGCCTCGCCGCCTTTGTCCGCCACCTGCTGCGCGAACCGCCCGAGTTCGACACGCTGCTTCGCATCCACTGCCTCGAAACCGGCCGTACACACTTTGCACCGGGCGACCACTACAGCTTCTCCGTGATCTCCCTGGCCGGCGGCGAACAGTTGCTGGACGAGCTCGTGCAGAGCCTGCAAATGCTGCCCGACTCGGCCCTTCGCCGCGAACGCCGCATCTGCTTTCGCGACAACCTCCGCTTCGTCGCGTTGCGTGACGAACTCACGGGCCAGCCGGTCGATTCGGTGCAGGCTCTGTCCACGCTGGACGCGGACGGCCTGACGGCGATGGCCGCGCAGCTCGCCGAACAGAACGCCGACGCACTGCAAGTGCGCTTTGACGCACCGGTGCGCTTGCTCAAGGACAAGGGCAAGCGCCTGAACGCGCGCGGCGAATCCCGCTACTGCCACACCGCCGAAGACCTCGACCCGGCGCTCTTGATCAACCGCGTGCGCGACAGTTTCGCCGATTTGCTGCGCCGCCGCGGCGCGAGCTACCTGCCGCCCCGCACCGCTGCGCCGGAAGTGGGCTACGGCCAGACCGACGTGTTCTGGCTCGACGGCATCTACAGCGACCCGGGCTCGCGCGACCGCGGCATGGGCGGGCTGTGCGGCCAACTGACGCTCAAGCAAACCGAACAGCTGTCGTCCGACTGGTGGCAGTTGCTGGCCCTCGGTCAGTTCACCGGCATCGGCCAACGCACCTCGCAGGGCTGGGGCCGCTTCCGGCTCGGCCCGCCTGGCGCGGACTGGGCCGAGCGCGACGACACAGTGCAGAGCACCAGCCCGATTCGCCAGATCGTCGGCGACAAGAACCTGCTGACGGCCTACTACCACTGCCTGTTCGAACAGGAACAGCTCGGACGGGCGGGCGACTTGTCACCGGCCTTGCCCGAAGACCCCCTGCCCGACCCGGTTGCGACCTTGCGCGAGCACTTCGCAGCGCTTGAGGGCCTGCGCTACACGGTGCCCGCACCGCAGCAGTTCACCGCGCGCGACCAGGCCGCCGTTGCAGTGCCACCGCTGATCGACCGCGTGATGCAACAGGCGACCCTGCAGGTCCTGCTGCCCGCGCTGGTGCAACTGCAGGCAACCGGCCGCGCCCAGCTCAACAGCCCCGACCTCGCGCAGTCGTTCATCGATTCACAGGCCCTGCACCGCAGACTCGAGGCCAGCGACGCCTTCGGTGCGGCACGCAAGCACGCCGCCACCTGCGACGCGCGCACCGTGGCTGCCCACCTCAGTGCCGTGTTCGGCGAAGACCCGATCATGCGCTACGTCGAATCGTGGCTCTCGGCCGATGGCGACAACCCGGGCGTCACGCTGGGATCGCCTCTGGTGTCCTTGATCGCCCAACCCATTGGCCTCGAGCCTGTGGCCGTCGACGCCTGGCGGGAACTCGCGAACAGCTCCGGACGTCAGGGCGGCCACCACAAACCGAGCAAGGGCGTGCGCATCCGCTCGCGGTCGCCCTACCGGCACTACAACACCAACGGCCGCTCGAAGACGGGCACCTAG